Proteins from a genomic interval of Pseudoruegeria sp. SHC-113:
- a CDS encoding carboxypeptidase M32, translated as MSAFDELMSHQRETEALGAIAGRLGWDQETVMPRGAAAQRGEEMAAIESVLHARRTDPKLGDWLAGIDASILTQADQAKLRLIRKSFERNTKVPAKLAAALAKETSIAQGIWAEARANEDFAAFAPTLEKVVALRREEAAALAAGGDLYDALLDDYEPEATGAELEAMFSALRPRLVDLREKILGSGKVPQPLAGEYPEGKQLALSEKLARAFGYDFSMGRIDKAVHPFSSGSGQDVRITTRTALQDPFNCFYSTIHEVGHAAYEQGVSDDYLLTPLGRGVSMGVHESQSRIYENQLGRGEAFTSWLYGEMRESFGDFGVADARAFYQTVNRVSSGYIRTEADEIHYNLHVLLRFDLERKIIMGDLEVADLPTAWNERFEADFGVAVDKPSNGVLQDVHWSVGLFGYFPTYTLGNVYAGCLNKAMRAALPDLDAQLAQGDTSAATGWLRENLQQYGSLRTPKETITRACGFAPSEGPLLDYLEAKFGDLYDL; from the coding sequence ATGAGCGCTTTTGACGAGCTGATGAGCCACCAACGCGAAACCGAGGCGCTGGGGGCCATTGCCGGGCGTCTGGGCTGGGATCAGGAAACGGTCATGCCGCGCGGGGCGGCTGCCCAGCGGGGCGAGGAGATGGCCGCCATCGAAAGCGTGCTCCACGCCCGCCGGACCGACCCAAAGTTGGGCGACTGGCTCGCCGGGATCGACGCTTCAATCCTGACGCAAGCCGATCAAGCCAAGCTGCGCCTGATCCGCAAATCCTTCGAGCGCAACACCAAGGTGCCTGCCAAGCTCGCCGCCGCGCTCGCCAAGGAAACCTCGATTGCCCAAGGCATCTGGGCCGAAGCCCGCGCCAATGAGGATTTCGCCGCCTTCGCGCCGACGCTCGAAAAAGTGGTGGCCTTGCGCCGGGAAGAAGCCGCCGCGCTGGCCGCTGGTGGCGATCTCTACGACGCGCTTTTGGATGATTACGAGCCCGAAGCCACCGGGGCCGAGCTTGAGGCGATGTTCTCCGCCCTGCGCCCGCGCCTTGTGGATTTGCGCGAAAAAATCCTCGGCTCCGGCAAGGTGCCGCAGCCTCTTGCCGGTGAGTATCCCGAAGGCAAGCAACTGGCGCTTTCGGAAAAACTCGCCCGCGCCTTCGGCTATGATTTCTCCATGGGCCGGATCGACAAGGCGGTGCATCCGTTCTCCTCTGGTTCCGGGCAGGACGTGCGCATCACCACCCGCACCGCTTTGCAGGATCCCTTCAACTGCTTCTATTCCACCATCCACGAAGTCGGCCATGCCGCTTACGAGCAGGGGGTGAGCGATGATTACCTCCTCACTCCGCTGGGCCGGGGTGTGTCGATGGGGGTGCATGAAAGCCAGAGCCGGATCTACGAAAACCAGCTTGGCCGGGGTGAGGCCTTCACCAGCTGGCTCTATGGCGAGATGCGCGAAAGCTTTGGCGATTTCGGCGTGGCGGATGCGCGCGCCTTTTACCAGACGGTGAACCGCGTTTCCTCCGGCTACATCCGCACCGAGGCCGACGAGATCCACTACAACCTCCACGTGCTGCTGCGCTTCGATCTGGAGCGCAAGATCATCATGGGCGATCTGGAGGTCGCCGATCTGCCCACCGCGTGGAACGAACGCTTTGAAGCCGATTTCGGCGTGGCGGTCGACAAACCCTCCAACGGCGTGCTGCAGGATGTGCATTGGTCGGTGGGCCTCTTCGGCTATTTCCCGACCTACACGCTGGGCAACGTATACGCGGGCTGCCTGAACAAGGCGATGCGCGCGGCACTGCCCGATCTGGACGCGCAACTGGCGCAGGGCGATACCTCCGCCGCTACTGGCTGGCTGCGGGAGAACCTGCAGCAGTACGGATCGTTGCGCACCCCGAAAGAAACCATCACCCGCGCCTGCGGCTTCGCGCCGTCTGAGGGCCCGCTGCTGGATTACCTGGAAGCCAAGTTCGGCGATCTCTACGATCTCTGA
- a CDS encoding PaaI family thioesterase translates to MPIVMDAEALNAFLHSVFEQVADDFVVESVSEEALTVRLQVSEKHLRPGGTISGPSMFGLADVAVYLAVLSKIGPQALAVTTNAGLDFLRKPAAGVDLIATCRLLKLGKVLAVGEVLIHSEGMADPVARANMTYSIPPKK, encoded by the coding sequence ATGCCTATCGTGATGGACGCCGAGGCGTTAAACGCGTTTCTGCACAGCGTGTTTGAACAGGTTGCCGATGATTTCGTCGTGGAAAGCGTTTCGGAAGAGGCGCTGACGGTGCGCCTGCAGGTGAGCGAAAAACACCTGCGCCCGGGCGGCACGATCTCGGGGCCGTCAATGTTTGGGCTGGCCGATGTGGCAGTTTACTTGGCGGTGCTCTCCAAGATCGGCCCGCAGGCGTTGGCCGTCACCACCAATGCCGGGCTTGATTTCCTGCGCAAACCGGCCGCCGGCGTGGATCTGATCGCCACCTGCCGCCTTCTGAAGCTCGGCAAGGTGCTCGCTGTGGGCGAGGTGCTGATCCATTCTGAGGGCATGGCCGACCCTGTCGCCCGCGCGAACATGACCTATTCAATCCCGCCGAAAAAGTAG
- a CDS encoding carboxymuconolactone decarboxylase family protein, translating into MKQLFPSLPADATLGSVYQRFPGKMSPLCAYESLVMRGESDLSFSERELIAAYVSGLNACTYCHDAHTVFAYAYGIDPETIEALLSDLDTAPIEDRLRPLLAYVGKLTLTPSRITEADAAAVHEAGWSENALFDAIQVCGVFNLVNRLIEGTGVTRARSDPRALDEGSLSNLRSASFYTDFGKANGLEV; encoded by the coding sequence ATGAAACAACTTTTTCCTTCGCTTCCAGCGGACGCGACCCTAGGCAGCGTTTACCAGCGTTTTCCGGGCAAAATGTCCCCTTTATGCGCCTATGAAAGCCTCGTCATGCGTGGCGAAAGCGATCTTTCCTTCTCCGAACGCGAGCTGATCGCCGCCTATGTCTCGGGATTGAACGCCTGCACTTATTGCCACGATGCCCATACCGTTTTTGCCTACGCCTACGGAATTGATCCGGAGACAATCGAAGCCCTTCTGAGCGATCTCGACACGGCCCCTATAGAGGATCGGCTCAGGCCGCTCTTGGCCTATGTCGGCAAGCTCACCCTAACGCCATCGCGTATCACCGAGGCCGATGCCGCAGCGGTCCATGAGGCCGGCTGGTCCGAAAATGCCTTGTTTGACGCGATCCAGGTCTGTGGGGTGTTCAATCTTGTGAACCGGCTTATCGAAGGAACGGGTGTCACCAGAGCGCGGAGCGATCCGAGGGCGCTGGACGAAGGGTCGTTGTCAAACCTGCGCAGCGCGTCGTTTTACACGGACTTCGGCAAGGCCAATGGGCTGGAGGTTTAG
- a CDS encoding lysophospholipid acyltransferase family protein, with protein MHDPATTPPGAFARILRRAALVIVGPFYFLAIAFAPLLCRNKAGFRGWYWRTVKRACSQLLWLLSIRVEMSEADKARLATDTNSLIVINHRSHLDGFTLMDVVPDQKWFTFAAKKEFFSSRLLKVGFTAAGLVPIDRSNGKAALETLVAAVKAMPERRSVVLFPEGTRSEAEVLGPFRAGAVLAARETGRSILPIVICDSDALLPRGRFSPKPGTIHLKALPAIHCDPEASVDEDVARLHNAMREALLAHKASA; from the coding sequence ATGCATGATCCAGCCACCACCCCACCGGGCGCATTTGCCCGGATCCTGCGCCGCGCGGCGCTTGTGATCGTGGGGCCGTTCTATTTTCTTGCCATCGCCTTCGCGCCGCTGCTGTGCCGCAACAAGGCAGGTTTTCGCGGTTGGTACTGGCGCACGGTAAAGCGCGCCTGCTCGCAGCTCTTGTGGCTGCTGAGCATCCGCGTGGAGATGTCGGAAGCCGACAAGGCGCGGCTGGCCACGGATACGAACAGCCTCATCGTGATCAACCACCGAAGCCATCTGGACGGCTTCACCCTGATGGATGTGGTGCCGGATCAGAAATGGTTCACTTTCGCCGCCAAGAAGGAGTTCTTCTCCTCCCGCCTGTTGAAGGTGGGCTTCACGGCGGCTGGCCTCGTGCCGATTGACCGATCCAACGGCAAAGCGGCGCTGGAGACCCTCGTGGCGGCGGTGAAAGCGATGCCTGAACGGCGCTCTGTGGTGCTCTTTCCCGAAGGCACCCGCAGCGAGGCCGAGGTGCTGGGGCCGTTTCGGGCCGGGGCGGTGCTGGCCGCGCGGGAAACTGGCCGCAGCATCCTGCCCATCGTGATCTGCGATTCCGATGCGCTGCTGCCGCGCGGGCGGTTTTCGCCCAAGCCCGGCACGATCCATCTGAAAGCCTTGCCCGCGATCCACTGTGATCCGGAGGCGAGCGTGGACGAAGACGTGGCCCGCCTGCACAACGCGATGCGCGAAGCCCTTCTGGCGCATAAGGCCAGCGCCTGA
- a CDS encoding methyltransferase domain-containing protein: MADPFQDVDAAGPEFIRVFADSMEVRQADPVMEAVVAAYLDRLGTVAPGERLIEIGAGAGAVTRRIAARFPQAEVTGYEPSEGFVAEARARTGSHANLAFTAANGADLPLEPASVDVAVMHTVLTHVTAPEALLAEAFRVLKPGGWLVACDVDFSKAALASFANDPLDACARAFVAEFVTDPFIVGKLRGLMRGAGFALTHFGVDSRVVVTPQQMLPWVEQTARLMEARGQIGTALADALITEHDRRAEDGALYGYQAIGTAIARKP; encoded by the coding sequence ATGGCAGACCCATTTCAAGACGTTGACGCCGCGGGGCCGGAGTTCATCCGCGTCTTTGCCGACTCCATGGAGGTGCGGCAGGCCGATCCGGTGATGGAGGCCGTGGTGGCCGCCTATCTGGACCGCCTCGGCACTGTTGCTCCCGGCGAGCGGCTCATAGAGATCGGCGCGGGGGCTGGTGCCGTCACCCGTCGGATCGCGGCGCGGTTTCCGCAAGCGGAGGTCACGGGTTATGAACCTTCCGAAGGCTTCGTGGCCGAGGCCCGTGCGCGGACGGGTTCCCATGCAAACCTTGCCTTCACGGCCGCAAACGGCGCGGATCTGCCGCTTGAACCCGCGAGCGTCGACGTGGCCGTCATGCATACGGTGCTCACCCATGTCACTGCGCCCGAGGCGCTGCTGGCGGAGGCCTTCCGTGTGCTCAAGCCCGGCGGCTGGCTCGTGGCCTGCGACGTGGATTTTTCCAAGGCCGCACTTGCGAGCTTCGCCAATGATCCGCTGGACGCCTGCGCGCGGGCCTTCGTTGCGGAGTTTGTCACCGATCCCTTCATCGTCGGCAAGCTGCGCGGGCTGATGCGCGGCGCGGGCTTTGCGCTCACGCATTTCGGCGTCGACAGCCGCGTGGTGGTGACTCCGCAGCAGATGTTGCCCTGGGTCGAGCAGACGGCGCGGCTGATGGAGGCGCGTGGCCAGATCGGCACGGCGCTGGCCGATGCGTTGATCACGGAGCATGACAGGCGAGCCGAAGACGGCGCGCTCTATGGCTATCAGGCCATCGGCACGGCAATCGCGCGCAAACCCTGA
- a CDS encoding DUF1127 domain-containing protein, which translates to MVRPLSQHARNIHFLETRHPLPPLSQIALTVAVVLAKWQDRARTRRALSRLTAHELKDIGLTREQAWTEAKREFWRA; encoded by the coding sequence ATGGTTCGCCCCCTTTCTCAGCACGCACGGAACATCCACTTCCTGGAGACCCGTCATCCCCTGCCGCCGCTCAGCCAGATCGCGCTGACCGTGGCCGTGGTGCTGGCGAAGTGGCAGGACCGTGCCCGCACCCGCCGTGCGCTCTCCCGGCTGACAGCCCATGAACTCAAAGACATCGGGCTCACCCGCGAGCAGGCCTGGACTGAGGCCAAGCGCGAATTCTGGCGTGCGTAA
- a CDS encoding PLP-dependent aminotransferase family protein, protein MNTIWFPDLSSGDAPKYQALCDAIAAAIASGQLAEGEKLPPVRELAWQLKVTPGTVARAYKELVDAGDLRAEVGRGTFVGGVVKPQTPAPRPIEAPKPGALDWPDVVDLRSPKLPDCGQRVLLVDAMRGLANADLPERYARYPSEQSEAPARAAVQGWLSTADIGAFTPDDIVLCHGGQNAITLIFQTVLRGDAPVVFAEELSYAGFRHAARLARARIVSVASDEAGIIPEALHEAIHTHGGQLLCTSPEVHNPTLVQTTLERRQQLARVISHHKLHVIEDDCYRMGQGRLPGYRALIPEWAWYVSSFSKELTPALRFGYAVAPKGWADRLRRALQHSSFGMAVPVADLACAMISDPRARGVARAVEARVDDYVRRAVNILGGFDLSWRQDVPLIWLRLPRGWRASAFCVEAERAGVLVRSADDFALIDGKAPHAIRIAINGQIAPERFEEGLEGLARLLADPPDAIAV, encoded by the coding sequence ATGAATACAATTTGGTTCCCTGATCTCTCAAGCGGCGATGCGCCCAAGTATCAGGCGCTCTGCGATGCCATCGCGGCCGCCATCGCCAGTGGTCAGCTCGCCGAAGGGGAGAAACTGCCACCGGTGCGCGAGTTGGCCTGGCAGCTGAAGGTCACCCCCGGCACCGTGGCGCGCGCGTATAAGGAGCTGGTGGATGCGGGGGATTTACGCGCCGAAGTGGGGCGCGGCACTTTCGTGGGTGGGGTGGTCAAGCCGCAAACGCCCGCGCCACGGCCCATCGAAGCGCCGAAGCCCGGCGCGCTGGACTGGCCGGATGTCGTGGACCTGCGCAGCCCCAAGCTGCCCGATTGCGGCCAGCGCGTTTTGCTGGTCGACGCGATGCGCGGCTTGGCCAACGCGGATCTGCCGGAACGCTATGCCCGCTACCCGAGCGAGCAGTCCGAAGCGCCTGCGCGCGCGGCGGTGCAGGGCTGGCTCTCCACCGCCGACATCGGTGCCTTCACCCCGGACGACATCGTGCTGTGCCATGGCGGCCAGAACGCCATCACCCTGATCTTCCAAACCGTGCTCCGGGGGGACGCGCCGGTCGTCTTCGCCGAGGAGCTTTCCTACGCCGGCTTCCGCCACGCCGCCCGGCTGGCACGCGCCCGCATCGTGAGCGTGGCAAGCGATGAGGCCGGCATCATCCCCGAAGCCTTGCACGAAGCGATCCACACCCACGGCGGGCAGCTGCTCTGCACCTCGCCCGAGGTGCATAACCCGACGCTGGTGCAAACGACGCTGGAGCGCCGCCAGCAACTGGCGCGCGTGATCAGCCACCACAAGCTGCATGTGATCGAAGACGATTGCTACCGGATGGGGCAGGGGCGCTTGCCCGGCTACCGCGCGCTGATCCCGGAATGGGCGTGGTATGTGTCGTCCTTCTCCAAGGAACTCACCCCGGCGCTGCGCTTTGGCTATGCCGTCGCACCCAAGGGCTGGGCGGATCGCCTGCGCCGTGCCCTTCAGCATTCCTCCTTCGGCATGGCGGTGCCGGTGGCCGATCTCGCCTGCGCCATGATCTCGGATCCCCGCGCGCGGGGCGTGGCGCGTGCGGTGGAGGCGCGTGTGGATGATTACGTGCGCCGAGCGGTCAACATTCTCGGCGGCTTCGATCTGAGCTGGCGGCAGGACGTGCCGCTGATCTGGCTGCGCCTGCCGCGCGGCTGGCGCGCCTCGGCCTTCTGCGTCGAGGCCGAACGGGCGGGGGTGCTGGTGCGCTCGGCCGATGATTTTGCGCTGATCGACGGCAAGGCCCCCCACGCGATTCGCATCGCGATCAACGGCCAGATCGCGCCGGAACGCTTCGAGGAGGGGCTCGAAGGGCTCGCCCGGCTGCTGGCAGACCCGCCAGACGCCATCGCGGTGTGA
- the rplM gene encoding 50S ribosomal protein L13, with amino-acid sequence MKTFTATPADIEKKWILIDAEGVVLGRLASIVAMRLRGKHKASFTPHMDMGDNVIVINADKIQLTGNKRADKIYYRHTGHPGGLKERTAGQILEGAYPERVVTKAVQRMLPGNRLSRQLMTNLRVYAGAEHPHEAQSPEVLDVKSMNKKNTRS; translated from the coding sequence ATGAAAACCTTTACCGCTACTCCGGCGGATATCGAAAAGAAATGGATCCTGATCGACGCCGAGGGCGTTGTTCTGGGCCGTCTCGCTTCGATCGTCGCCATGCGCCTGCGCGGCAAGCACAAGGCCTCTTTCACTCCGCATATGGACATGGGTGACAACGTCATCGTGATCAACGCGGACAAGATCCAGCTGACCGGCAACAAGCGCGCAGACAAGATCTACTACCGCCACACCGGCCACCCGGGCGGCCTCAAAGAGCGCACCGCCGGCCAGATCCTCGAGGGGGCCTACCCCGAGCGCGTGGTGACCAAAGCCGTTCAGCGCATGCTGCCCGGCAACCGCCTGTCCCGTCAGCTGATGACGAACCTGCGCGTCTACGCCGGTGCTGAGCACCCGCATGAAGCGCAATCCCCCGAAGTTCTGGACGTGAAGTCCATGAACAAGAAAAACACCCGGAGCTGA